DNA from Thunnus thynnus chromosome 2, fThuThy2.1, whole genome shotgun sequence:
GTGTTTCAATGGCTATTAACCCAactaatatattttacattgcAATATTGCTGTGACATGGTTTGCTAGTCTGATATCCTCCTTACAAGAAGTAGGATATCAATAACTTGATATCCAACTATAAAATGCTCTGATTATGTTACTCAGGTATTCTTGATtacctctttaaaaaaatgtgagagaaaaaaaaaaagaataagtaTAAAATCTGGGACTATAATTTGAATTTGACTACATGGGATAAAAATGAACTGTTATAAACATTCACATGTTCCAGTTTGGCCACTTTTAGCACTTTAAAAGTAAACAAGCAGACAAACTACTGACAAGCTtccacaggagagaaaaaaaaaaaaaaaaaaaaaaaaaagcaaaaccaaACTGGAAGGCCAAAGCAGCTGATGGCCTCCTGCGACACTTCCTGGTCTCCAAGCTCATCTTCATGCTAGTGTTGCTCTTCATACAATATGTAACCAGGTTTAATTGGGGACACATAGAAACCATTTTCACCAGCCTGGTTACTAAAAAGTACCTGTAAACCAAacactaaatttaaaaaaaaaaaaaaaaaaaaagtaccactTCAAACAACAAAGCAACTACACGCTAGAGGAGGAAAACTACTGTAAGATGATTTTGGCAGCTGAAAAGAATGGCAGgataacatactgtagctaTGACGATGTTATGTGTAGATGTGAGGGAGGAAGATACACAACTCTCCTACTGCAGCCTCTGGGCCCCACTGTACATGGACGTTACACATCTCAAGACcgcaaaacaaaaataaaataaatggctATATAAACTCTTGAGAGAAATCAAGATTTTAGTTTTATATGATAGACATCACTGATGTCATattacacaaaaaatgaaaacaaaaaagtatattcatatacatatatatatatatatatatatatagatatatatatatatataatagaatTTAAACAAATTGGATTCTCCAGTGAGGTCAGTCTTATGTACAAGCAGGAAAAGGGGTTTCaaaagggaagaagaagaagatgaggaagatCACTCTGACTGAAGTGCTGCAGTGTGCTGTGTGTGGTGCCGCGCATGTCCTCCCAGAAAGCCGTTGGGCTCACCGCTGCCAGCCAAGCTCCCAAAGTCTGTGACAGACACTGCCATTTTGGCGCCGGTGATTCGGTGGTGGTGCGTCGTTTTCCGCCGCGCTTCAAAGTCCACTCCGAGGTTACCTACGGAGACGTCGTTGATAAAGGAGTCAGGCAGCGCCATCTTGAGTCTCTTTGAAGGCCGCTCGCAGTCCTTGTTGACACAGACTCCTCCTAGCTGGCCCAGGTCCGAGTGGTAGAAGCCTGCGTCGAGCATGTTTAGGCAGTCAGGGTCCGCACCGTTGGAAGGGAACCCGAGGGATTCCTCGTGATTCAAGGACCCGCGATGGAGGCTTTCCAGGGGAGGAAAGCTGTAGGAGTCCAGGCAACTGACCTCTGCAGGGCTGCACACCGTAGCTACGCTGTTACTCAAAGCTGAAAGGAGACCGGACACCGAATTAACATTTGATCATTTCAAGCAAAATGAGACTCAGGAACACGTGATgactgaggggaaaaaacagcgtgacattaaaaaaatgaggaaaaacaaataaaataatcaatttccATGATGTTACTTAGTATTCCTTTTCCATGACTGCAGAATTCATTCCCATTACTGACCTGTGAGATCGCTGGCAGTGATGGAGTTAAGCAGGCTGAGCTGTTGGTCTGTGGTGGTCTCCAGCCGtcctcctccacctgctccTGAGCACACAGAGGAAGAACTGTCCACTGCCAGTCCCTCTGCTTCATCCACCAGCCTGTCCATCAGGTCACTGCATACAATGAAACGTGTTTCATTGTAAAAGGGGTTTGTTTTTCCAAATTATGTGCACTTTCACCATTTTAACCAGAGTTCATTGTGTTAAAACAAAAGCACAGGAATGCAAACAGATTCACTGCATCTTCTGCCACTTACGTTACACCAGGATAGCTGCTGTACTTTTTCTTCCCGAACCGATTCTGCTGCACGAAGAAGTCAAAGCGCTCCGACTTTTTCCACATGTAGTAAAAAGCCACACATTCTGCTACAGTTCGCGTTGTGACCTGAGGAAAAGGAATTATTCAAAAAGGGGTGAGAAACTTTCAGAGCTTtctatgtgtacagtatgttctcaTATCATGATGTAAGACtcactttgtgtttctgtatgagGTGAAAGTTCTTGTCATACATCTGTAGTGCGTGTTCAAAGTTCTTGCATTCCTCCTCGGACCACTGGGGCgatttttctgaaatgaaaccaATTTAGAAATATAATATTGGTGCGAAATAAAGTGATACAGATGTTAAAAAAGGGTAGCTTCATATAGTAAACTGAGAACACAGGACTGGaacaaatgaagacaacaaATGGATCCAAGATCTTTTCTGTAGGCACGTTGAGTGTACAAAGCAAACAGCTACAGATATGCACAACATTTGGCTTTGTCTTTACTGTTTGTTCCTGTACAGAATGATTTTTGATTGCCATGTGACATAAAATTCACTATGAGCATCATTGCAGCTCACTGCATACTAACCAGCGAGTTTGTGCTTCCCATTCACGCTACATCAAGAACTAGAGATTCACTGATAGTATGgcagtaaaaagtaaaatgctGAGCAGAATACAGTTTTCTGTCAATGGTGAGCCAGAGGGAAGGAAGCTCTtctcacatcaaaatgaaacaaagaatgAGTGATGTGAGAGAATGTGCTCAGACTCTTTCACAAATTACTGTAGGATTGTTAAAAGGGGGATGATTCAAGCTTTAAatgggaggggggaggggggtattaaattttgatgtaaaaactCTACAGTGCTGATATTACAGTTTAGTCTGCCATCACATTAGAAAGGACAAATTATGTCTCAGACTTAGGGAGGCATATTTATGTGGTCCAATTTAGAAATAGAGTGGATTCCACGTTACGCTACAGTACAAAATGGGATTGATGTCACATAAACGTCACATTTAACTTTTGTTCTGaacttaaatatttctttctaaatgtattttagaATGTATGgcattttattctctttttagGTTGCCTCTTCAACATCTGGCCAGGAAAATTGGTCTTCTAGGCCAACAACTggctcatttacatttacttgTTTTCCCCCCTGTTGATTAATGAGCATCGTCCCTGTCCCCTCTTATCTCCTTAAGATGTTCTTCAATAAGATGCTTTTATAATACAATTTTTCAAATTCATGATCCAATAGAAAGAAAACCCCCATAAACTTCTCCCTGCATCTACCTTGATGTACCTACTCTGTTGACTGTCAAACTAAATGCTAACCAAGCAGATTGTTATGCCTGGGTAGaagctttttttaattatttttggatAACCTGGTTGGGATGACAAATCTACCCTACACCTATTATACCACCAGAGAATCTTGTTTGGCGATTTATGCTGTCATGcagtcattttctctgtcaaaaCAACAAGTTAAGTTTGACAGAATGCCCACAGTGTATTCACTGCTATCCAAAGTACCAATGACATTTGCCTCATGTCAGGAATGATGCGTTTCCTACTGCAGGCATTTATAAGTTGCTTCCTTTGCTTACCTTTTGAGGATTTTATGCGGCTGCAGTATCTCTCTAGTGCTTCACGGGTGTTGTAGTTGCATTTGACAAGCTCATGCAAAGCCTATGTGGAGAAGAAGGAATTGGTCAAGACTGGAGTATTAGccaaaataaattatttgtacCACAGAAACAAATAATCTTAATCTTCAAAGCGCAGCTGCAATaggatgtgtgaatgtgaaattcAGTGGCATATTAAGCAGATTGCATATGCTCACATACATTGCCAATAACATGCTCATCACTGTGTTACAACATGAAAGAACTGATGAATAAAGACGTGCCTGAATAAATAACTGACCTGCTCATTGTCTCGGACGTGCATC
Protein-coding regions in this window:
- the LOC137198452 gene encoding mesoderm induction early response protein 3-like, whose protein sequence is MVGTQYQADVPSCLCHYKDGEKVYEDEDELLWSPGTLPENKVRSFLSEVLSRTTDEKTGCDKPGMHVRDNEQALHELVKCNYNTREALERYCSRIKSSKEKSPQWSEEECKNFEHALQMYDKNFHLIQKHKVTTRTVAECVAFYYMWKKSERFDFFVQQNRFGKKKYSSYPGVTDLMDRLVDEAEGLAVDSSSSVCSGAGGGGRLETTTDQQLSLLNSITASDLTALSNSVATVCSPAEVSCLDSYSFPPLESLHRGSLNHEESLGFPSNGADPDCLNMLDAGFYHSDLGQLGGVCVNKDCERPSKRLKMALPDSFINDVSVGNLGVDFEARRKTTHHHRITGAKMAVSVTDFGSLAGSGEPNGFLGGHARHHTQHTAALQSE